The sequence below is a genomic window from Candidatus Palauibacter australiensis.
CTGGACTACCAGCTCTCCATGAGGGCTCGCGACCCAGGGTTTAACTCGGATTGGTCGAGACTGGGGCCGGTTCTGTCGCGTGCTGCCGCCGAGGTGGTCGACGCAGCCTCCAGGGACGAGTACCAGGGGCTGAACTTCTACGGCTCCTACAACAAAACCACGGACCGAAAGCTCCATCGCTGGGCAACGGAAGTCGTGAATACGTTCCCGGGCGTGAGCGTATCGATGGTCCCGCGCCAGAAGAAGCGGTCGCCACCACAATGTCCGGCCTGCCACGAGGCGATAGGTCGATGCCCGGCCTGTGGCGCTGATATGCGGGGCACCGAAGAGAAGGGTCTCGACGTTCGCATAGCCACCGACATGATCAGTCTCGCATGGGTCGATAACTACGACATCGCGGTACTGGTCTCATCCGATCGAGACTTCGTACCCGTGGCGGAGTTCCTCGAGACGCGAGGAATCAAGGTGATCCACGGCGCATTCCCACCGCAGGGTTCGGAATTAACCGGCAGCTGCTGGGGCGGCATCAACGTGCCAAGGCTGCGGGACGAGTTCAGGCGTTGATTCCACCCGGCCACGCTGTCGACTCTGGTCGATGTCCTCGGGCACGGACGGACACGCTGATCTCCGCCAGCGAAATCGCCTCGATGGGCGCGGCTCTCTGCACCGTCAGGGTGTCGCGGGTGGAGATCCTGAAGAATGCCGAGTCAGGCGGATCCTGCCACGGTCGGCGGTCCCTTCGTCGAGGCCGGTTCCACCCACACCCTGTAGTTCCGGGCCGGGGAAAAACTGGCCGGCCTGCTCCTTGGTCAGCCCCTTGAGGCTCAGCATCGAGGCCGTGCCCTCGCCATCCGTTGACGCCACGAGTTTAACGCACCAGCCGTCATCCTCGGATGACCTGTG
It includes:
- a CDS encoding NYN domain-containing protein — its product is MRARDPGFNSDWSRLGPVLSRAAAEVVDAASRDEYQGLNFYGSYNKTTDRKLHRWATEVVNTFPGVSVSMVPRQKKRSPPQCPACHEAIGRCPACGADMRGTEEKGLDVRIATDMISLAWVDNYDIAVLVSSDRDFVPVAEFLETRGIKVIHGAFPPQGSELTGSCWGGINVPRLRDEFRR